A stretch of the Neodiprion lecontei isolate iyNeoLeco1 chromosome 4, iyNeoLeco1.1, whole genome shotgun sequence genome encodes the following:
- the LOC107223924 gene encoding RPII140-upstream gene protein isoform X2: protein MSTESLEDTEYGNRSPEMHFAVQATFFGTFVGLVYGGSLNSRMAYVNFMERNQATAFTNIFEAKRKLQDTVTISFAKGAYHWAWRIAFFTGSYVLLTTSIAVYRGKSSLLEYVTAGTITGAMYKTMLGPRAMLVGGAVGGVFGGVAGALCLALLKISGTTMEEIRYWQYNWKKSRDKRIQSSMSRVIQQPTDIEMLHDKKVESLEVQEQEVKKSKA from the exons ATGAGTACAGAATCCTTGGAGGacac CGAGTATGGAAACCGAAGTCCTGAAATGCACTTCGCTGTACAAGCAACATTTTTTGGAACGTTTGTTGGACTCGTATATGGAGGCTCACTGAATTCACGTATGGCGTATGTAAATTTCATGGAGAGAAATCAGGCGACAGCATTCACAAACATATTCGAggcgaaaagaaaattgcaaGATACTGTTACAATCAGTTTTGCCAAGGGTGCTTATCACTGGGCATGGAGAATCGCCTTTTTCACTGGCTCTTATGT ATTACTGACAACCTCGATCGCAGTTTATCGTGGCAAGTCATCTCTTTTAGAATATGTAACTGCGGGTACTATAACTGGAGCGATGTATAAAACAATGTTGGGTCCGAGAGCAATGCTTGTTGGCGGAGCTGTGGGAGGAGTTTTCGGCGGTGTAGCTGGTGCATTGTGTTTAGCATTGTTAAAAATAAGTGGTACGACGATGGAGGAAATCCGATACTGGCAATACAATTGGAAGAAGAGCAGAGACAA GCGAATTCAGAGTTCTATGAGTCGCGTTATCCAGCAGCCAACAGACATCGAAATGTTGCATGACAAAAAAGTGGAAAGTCTAGAGGTGCAAGAGCAAGAGGTTAAGAAAAGTAAAGCATAG
- the LOC107223924 gene encoding RPII140-upstream gene protein isoform X1, producing the protein MLNVAGRRIPYLIGIHLPFWQYDIPDKTVQTAKSFNSDANENETGWDRLRNMYSLDEYGNRSPEMHFAVQATFFGTFVGLVYGGSLNSRMAYVNFMERNQATAFTNIFEAKRKLQDTVTISFAKGAYHWAWRIAFFTGSYVLLTTSIAVYRGKSSLLEYVTAGTITGAMYKTMLGPRAMLVGGAVGGVFGGVAGALCLALLKISGTTMEEIRYWQYNWKKSRDKRIQSSMSRVIQQPTDIEMLHDKKVESLEVQEQEVKKSKA; encoded by the exons ATGTTAAATGTCGCGGGAAGACGAATACCGTATCTGATAGGTATACATTTACCGTTTTGGCAGTATGATATACCCGATAAAACTGTACAAACTGCCAAATCATTTAACTCTGATGCGAACGAAAATGAAACCGGCTGGGATAGGTTAAGAAACATGTACAGTCTCGA CGAGTATGGAAACCGAAGTCCTGAAATGCACTTCGCTGTACAAGCAACATTTTTTGGAACGTTTGTTGGACTCGTATATGGAGGCTCACTGAATTCACGTATGGCGTATGTAAATTTCATGGAGAGAAATCAGGCGACAGCATTCACAAACATATTCGAggcgaaaagaaaattgcaaGATACTGTTACAATCAGTTTTGCCAAGGGTGCTTATCACTGGGCATGGAGAATCGCCTTTTTCACTGGCTCTTATGT ATTACTGACAACCTCGATCGCAGTTTATCGTGGCAAGTCATCTCTTTTAGAATATGTAACTGCGGGTACTATAACTGGAGCGATGTATAAAACAATGTTGGGTCCGAGAGCAATGCTTGTTGGCGGAGCTGTGGGAGGAGTTTTCGGCGGTGTAGCTGGTGCATTGTGTTTAGCATTGTTAAAAATAAGTGGTACGACGATGGAGGAAATCCGATACTGGCAATACAATTGGAAGAAGAGCAGAGACAA GCGAATTCAGAGTTCTATGAGTCGCGTTATCCAGCAGCCAACAGACATCGAAATGTTGCATGACAAAAAAGTGGAAAGTCTAGAGGTGCAAGAGCAAGAGGTTAAGAAAAGTAAAGCATAG
- the LOC107223924 gene encoding RPII140-upstream gene protein isoform X3, with amino-acid sequence MHFAVQATFFGTFVGLVYGGSLNSRMAYVNFMERNQATAFTNIFEAKRKLQDTVTISFAKGAYHWAWRIAFFTGSYVLLTTSIAVYRGKSSLLEYVTAGTITGAMYKTMLGPRAMLVGGAVGGVFGGVAGALCLALLKISGTTMEEIRYWQYNWKKSRDKRIQSSMSRVIQQPTDIEMLHDKKVESLEVQEQEVKKSKA; translated from the exons ATGCACTTCGCTGTACAAGCAACATTTTTTGGAACGTTTGTTGGACTCGTATATGGAGGCTCACTGAATTCACGTATGGCGTATGTAAATTTCATGGAGAGAAATCAGGCGACAGCATTCACAAACATATTCGAggcgaaaagaaaattgcaaGATACTGTTACAATCAGTTTTGCCAAGGGTGCTTATCACTGGGCATGGAGAATCGCCTTTTTCACTGGCTCTTATGT ATTACTGACAACCTCGATCGCAGTTTATCGTGGCAAGTCATCTCTTTTAGAATATGTAACTGCGGGTACTATAACTGGAGCGATGTATAAAACAATGTTGGGTCCGAGAGCAATGCTTGTTGGCGGAGCTGTGGGAGGAGTTTTCGGCGGTGTAGCTGGTGCATTGTGTTTAGCATTGTTAAAAATAAGTGGTACGACGATGGAGGAAATCCGATACTGGCAATACAATTGGAAGAAGAGCAGAGACAA GCGAATTCAGAGTTCTATGAGTCGCGTTATCCAGCAGCCAACAGACATCGAAATGTTGCATGACAAAAAAGTGGAAAGTCTAGAGGTGCAAGAGCAAGAGGTTAAGAAAAGTAAAGCATAG
- the LOC107223927 gene encoding twinfilin isoform X1 — MSHQTGIKANEALKKLFAKCRDGKIRVLKVSIENEELVPAFSSKAVGKWQDDYDKLIKPLIVENQPTYILYRLDTKSPDSGYDWLFISWSPDTASIRQKMLYASTKATLKQEFGTASFKEELHGTVPEDITLEGYHKHKRNDAAPAPLTTAEEELAEIKKTSVHTDYSVETRQQTLSGVAFPVTEEAKQAINDIGKGITEYVQLKIDLEEEKIHLVMACDVSLDKLPTKVPADSARYHLYNFKHTHEGDYMENIVFIYSMPGYSCSIKERMLYSSCKGPLLDLIQSLGVNIIKKLEIDDGKELTMEFLQEELHPKVNLHRPKFAKPKGPPNRGAKRLTKIQTPETAEQET; from the exons ATGTCACATCAAACGGGAATCAAAG ccaACGAAGCGCTCAAGAAATTATTTGCCAAATGCCGAGATGGAAAGATACGCGTGCTCAAAGTTTCCATCGAAAACG agGAGTTGGTACCTGCCTTTTCTTCCAAGGCTGTCGGGAAATGGCAGGACGACTACGACAAGCTGATAAAACCGTTGATTGTCGAAAACCAGCCAACCTACATCCTTTATCGGCTTGATACAAAATCGCCTGACTCCGGCTATGACTGGTTGTTCATTTCTTGGTCACCCGACACTGCGTCTATAAGGCAAAAGATGCTTTACGCCTCAACGAAGGCTACGCTCAAGCAGGAATTTGGAACGGCTTCCTTCAAGGAAGAATTGCATGGCACAGTCCCTGAGGACATTACGCTAGAAGGATACCATAAGCACAAAAGGAACGACGCTGCTCCCGCGCCCCTGACAACAGCTGAAGAGGAGCTGGCTGAGATCAAGAAAACTTCTGTACACACTGATTACAGTGTTGAAACAAGACAGCAGACTTTGAGCGGTGTCGCTTTTCCTGTTACGGAAGAAGCCAAGCAGGCCATTAACGACATTGGTAAAGGAATTACCGAGTATGTTCAGCTGAAAATCGACCTAGAAGAGGAGAAGATACATTTGGTCATGGCCTGTGATGTCTCATTAGATAAACTGCCAACTAAAGTGCCAGCTGATTCTGCCAGATATCATTTATACAACTTCAAACACACTCACGAGGGTGATTACATGGAGAATATCG TTTTCATATACAGCATGCCCGGGTACAGTTGCAGCATCAAAGAACGAATGCTGTACTCTTCGTGCAAGGGACCCCTTCTAGATCTTATTCAATCGTTGGGAGTCAACATAATCAAAAAG CTTGAGATTGATGACGGAAAGGAACTAACCATGGAATTTTTGCAAGAGGAATTACATCCGAAAGTCAATTTGCACCGACCTAAGTTTGCCAAACCCAAAGGTCCGCCAAACAGAGGTGCTAAACGTTTGACCAAGATTCAAACTCCAGAAACTGCAGAACAAGAAACTTAA
- the LOC107223927 gene encoding twinfilin isoform X2 codes for MSHQTGIKANEALKKLFAKCRDGKIRVLKVSIENEELVPAFSSKAVGKWQDDYDKLIKPLIVENQPTYILYRLDTKSPDSGYDWLFISWSPDTASIRQKMLYASTKATLKQEFGTASFKEELHGTVPEDITLEGYHKHKRNDAAPAPLTTAEEELAEIKKTSVHTDYSVETRQQTLSGVAFPVTEEAKQAINDIGKGITEYVQLKIDLEEEKIHLVMACDVSLDKLPTKVPADSARYHLYNFKHTHEGDYMENIVFIYSMPGYSCSIKERMLYSSCKGPLLDLIQSLGVNIIKKLEVNSGEELADMLEDPPTIKETAATTPATPSTPSAPPQTIPDKKSKPKRSCVLS; via the exons ATGTCACATCAAACGGGAATCAAAG ccaACGAAGCGCTCAAGAAATTATTTGCCAAATGCCGAGATGGAAAGATACGCGTGCTCAAAGTTTCCATCGAAAACG agGAGTTGGTACCTGCCTTTTCTTCCAAGGCTGTCGGGAAATGGCAGGACGACTACGACAAGCTGATAAAACCGTTGATTGTCGAAAACCAGCCAACCTACATCCTTTATCGGCTTGATACAAAATCGCCTGACTCCGGCTATGACTGGTTGTTCATTTCTTGGTCACCCGACACTGCGTCTATAAGGCAAAAGATGCTTTACGCCTCAACGAAGGCTACGCTCAAGCAGGAATTTGGAACGGCTTCCTTCAAGGAAGAATTGCATGGCACAGTCCCTGAGGACATTACGCTAGAAGGATACCATAAGCACAAAAGGAACGACGCTGCTCCCGCGCCCCTGACAACAGCTGAAGAGGAGCTGGCTGAGATCAAGAAAACTTCTGTACACACTGATTACAGTGTTGAAACAAGACAGCAGACTTTGAGCGGTGTCGCTTTTCCTGTTACGGAAGAAGCCAAGCAGGCCATTAACGACATTGGTAAAGGAATTACCGAGTATGTTCAGCTGAAAATCGACCTAGAAGAGGAGAAGATACATTTGGTCATGGCCTGTGATGTCTCATTAGATAAACTGCCAACTAAAGTGCCAGCTGATTCTGCCAGATATCATTTATACAACTTCAAACACACTCACGAGGGTGATTACATGGAGAATATCG TTTTCATATACAGCATGCCCGGGTACAGTTGCAGCATCAAAGAACGAATGCTGTACTCTTCGTGCAAGGGACCCCTTCTAGATCTTATTCAATCGTTGGGAGTCAACATAATCAAAAAG TTGGAAGTAAATAGCGGCGAAGAGTTAGCGGACATGTTGGAAGATCCTCCTACCATAAAAGAAACTGCAGCAACAACTCCTGCCACTCCGTCAACACCTTCTGCCCCTCCACAAACTATACCTGATAAAAAATCTAAACCAAAACGCTCGTGCGTCTTGAGTTAA